A genomic window from Sporosarcina sp. Marseille-Q4063 includes:
- a CDS encoding CotY/CotZ family spore coat protein produces the protein MGCGREDDVRGVRHHDNCICEVVRAIKRIQGVRDDDDCDDCITDCFISPLGGLVSPTRGRINTRVFMLLTDDGDPFKAMFKRQRRRRRDRDHGKDGSREGIGSDHGRDKHRDRDNCFSVFFRVQNVFDNCCATLQVLEPRDEDGRRVDILKNGKIDFDKLCDVEEFEATDSCITVDLKCFCGVQCIKDVFIDCDRD, from the coding sequence ATGGGATGTGGAAGAGAAGATGATGTTAGAGGAGTCCGACATCACGACAACTGTATTTGTGAAGTAGTTCGCGCTATTAAACGAATACAAGGTGTTCGGGATGATGATGATTGTGATGATTGCATAACGGACTGTTTCATATCACCACTTGGCGGTCTTGTTAGTCCGACACGCGGTCGTATTAACACACGAGTCTTCATGCTATTAACAGATGATGGTGATCCGTTCAAAGCTATGTTTAAACGTCAAAGAAGAAGAAGAAGAGACCGAGACCACGGCAAAGATGGCAGCAGAGAGGGCATAGGATCTGACCATGGAAGAGATAAGCATCGAGATCGGGATAACTGTTTCTCAGTCTTTTTCCGGGTACAGAATGTTTTCGACAACTGCTGTGCGACATTACAAGTACTTGAGCCTCGTGATGAAGACGGAAGACGAGTAGATATTTTGAAAAACGGGAAAATAGACTTTGACAAATTATGTGATGTTGAAGAATTTGAAGCAACTGACTCTTGTATTACAGTTGATTTAAAATGCTTCTGTGGAGTCCAATGTATTAAAGACGTATTCATCGACTGTGACAGAGATTAA
- a CDS encoding GTP pyrophosphokinase family protein, which yields MPQWNKFLEPYKQAVDELKVKLKGIRSQYELEDVHTPVEFVTGRVKPRASIYDKTLEKGIPFEPSDELATELPDIAGLRIMCQFVGDIQSVVEILRQRNDLEVIEERDYISNKKASGYRSYHVIINYPVQTIQGEKTILAEIQIRTLAMNFWASIEHSLNYKYESALPEQISIRLERAAEAAFRLDEEMTLIRDEIQDAQQYFSTYKEDPTRGFNDQDQNERRKK from the coding sequence ATGCCGCAGTGGAATAAATTTCTAGAACCATACAAACAAGCTGTCGATGAATTGAAGGTTAAGCTTAAAGGGATTCGTTCACAATACGAGTTAGAAGATGTCCATACACCTGTAGAGTTTGTAACTGGCAGAGTGAAACCACGTGCGAGTATTTATGACAAAACCCTTGAAAAAGGAATTCCATTTGAACCTTCTGATGAATTGGCAACTGAACTTCCCGATATTGCCGGCTTACGAATCATGTGTCAATTTGTTGGCGATATTCAATCAGTTGTTGAAATTTTACGCCAACGAAATGATCTCGAAGTAATTGAGGAACGCGATTATATTTCAAATAAAAAGGCGAGTGGATATCGCTCATACCATGTCATCATTAATTATCCCGTTCAAACGATTCAAGGGGAGAAAACAATTTTAGCTGAAATCCAAATTCGGACATTAGCAATGAATTTTTGGGCTTCAATCGAGCATTCATTAAATTATAAATATGAAAGCGCGCTTCCTGAACAAATTAGCATTCGATTGGAACGCGCGGCGGAGGCTGCCTTTCGGTTAGACGAAGAAATGACACTTATTCGGGATGAAATTCAAGATGCGCAACAATATTTTAGTACATATAAAGAAGATCCAACCAGGGGTTTCAACGATCAAGATCAGAATGAGAGGCGAAAAAAATGA
- a CDS encoding stage VI sporulation protein F, giving the protein MNDSFFRKIESKTGVPMEEVFALANAIQYADFSDERQVRKIIRNVGKLANKQVSPHMEDELVKSIVNDGKAVNFSDIEKMLGR; this is encoded by the coding sequence ATGAATGATTCATTTTTCCGGAAAATCGAATCAAAGACAGGGGTTCCGATGGAAGAAGTATTTGCGTTAGCGAATGCAATCCAGTATGCAGATTTCAGCGATGAGCGACAAGTAAGAAAAATTATTCGAAACGTCGGTAAGCTCGCGAATAAACAAGTGTCACCGCATATGGAAGATGAACTTGTCAAATCAATAGTGAATGACGGAAAAGCAGTTAATTTTTCTGATATCGAGAAAATGCTCGGTAGATAG
- a CDS encoding GNAT family N-acetyltransferase — MFDVKIVTTSGEREDAFSVRRKVFVEEQGVPLSLELDELDETADHFVVYTENTPIGAGRIRESDSGIGKVERVCILPEFRGKHLGKLIMQALEDHAASKSFEKIILNAQSYAIPFYEKIGYVITSPEFMDADIPHRTMEKIITE, encoded by the coding sequence TTGTTTGATGTTAAAATCGTGACGACTAGCGGGGAAAGGGAGGATGCGTTTTCTGTTAGACGAAAAGTGTTCGTCGAAGAACAAGGTGTTCCCCTTAGTCTAGAACTTGATGAACTTGATGAAACGGCAGATCATTTTGTCGTCTATACTGAAAATACACCAATCGGAGCGGGAAGAATCAGAGAAAGCGATTCTGGAATCGGAAAAGTAGAACGCGTATGTATTCTTCCTGAATTCCGTGGAAAACATCTTGGAAAACTTATCATGCAAGCACTCGAAGACCATGCTGCTTCTAAAAGTTTCGAAAAGATCATTTTAAACGCCCAATCCTATGCCATCCCTTTTTATGAAAAAATTGGCTATGTAATTACTTCACCAGAATTTATGGATGCGGACATTCCGCATCGAACAATGGAAAAAATAATAACAGAATAA
- a CDS encoding globin, protein MTRKPLIPYEMIGEEKLSELIDLFYEKVAVHPDLHSIFPDDLTETARKQKQFQTQYLGGPNLYSEEHGHPMMKARHNPFPITPLRAEAWLACMSEAMDEVGLEGQLRDFYYKRLALTARHMVNKGGNS, encoded by the coding sequence ATGACCCGTAAACCTTTGATTCCATACGAAATGATTGGCGAAGAAAAATTATCTGAGCTTATCGATTTATTTTATGAAAAAGTGGCCGTTCATCCTGATTTACACTCTATTTTCCCGGATGACTTAACGGAAACTGCTCGAAAACAAAAACAATTTCAAACTCAATATTTAGGCGGACCTAATTTATATAGTGAAGAACATGGACATCCAATGATGAAAGCACGCCATAATCCTTTTCCGATTACTCCTTTACGTGCGGAAGCCTGGTTGGCTTGTATGTCTGAGGCAATGGACGAAGTCGGACTCGAAGGACAATTACGTGATTTCTATTATAAGCGTCTAGCTTTAACTGCTAGACACATGGTGAATAAGGGGGGCAATTCGTGA
- the prpE gene encoding bis(5'-nucleosyl)-tetraphosphatase PrpE produces MNRYDIIGDIHGCFDELLQLIFKLGYTMENDIPIHREGRQLAFVGDAMDRGPDSVKTLNFMFRLQDARKLIYSPGNHCNKFYRYAKGNPVQLQHGIETTVAELDQLSAKKRQYFLKRYIEFYEALPLYHTLDNKKLIVAHAGIRENLLESTNRKKIRSFVLYGDTTGEIHPNGRPVRRDWAKHYHGQSFIVYGHTPVKEARFIHNTVNIDTGCVFGGQLTAIRYPEKEIVTIPSSLPFIADRFTGYD; encoded by the coding sequence ATGAATCGGTACGATATTATTGGTGATATACATGGTTGCTTCGATGAGCTTTTACAATTAATTTTCAAGCTCGGTTATACAATGGAAAATGACATCCCCATTCATCGGGAAGGACGTCAATTAGCCTTTGTCGGCGATGCTATGGACCGAGGACCTGATTCAGTAAAGACACTAAACTTCATGTTTCGACTTCAAGATGCAAGAAAGCTTATTTATTCCCCAGGAAATCACTGTAACAAGTTCTACCGTTACGCCAAGGGGAACCCAGTACAGCTTCAGCACGGAATAGAAACGACAGTCGCTGAACTTGATCAACTCTCAGCTAAGAAGCGTCAATATTTTTTAAAGCGTTATATCGAATTTTATGAGGCTTTACCTTTATATCATACCCTCGACAATAAAAAACTCATCGTCGCACATGCAGGTATTCGCGAAAATCTTCTCGAATCGACTAACAGGAAAAAGATTCGTTCTTTTGTTTTATACGGTGATACAACAGGTGAAATCCATCCTAATGGCCGCCCCGTTCGCAGAGATTGGGCTAAACATTATCATGGTCAATCATTTATCGTTTATGGCCACACGCCTGTTAAAGAGGCACGTTTCATTCATAATACGGTGAATATTGACACCGGTTGCGTTTTTGGCGGTCAACTAACAGCTATCCGTTACCCGGAAAAAGAAATAGTGACTATTCCATCTTCCCTGCCATTTATAGCTGATCGATTTACCGGGTATGACTAA
- a CDS encoding NAD kinase: MKFSIQSRNDELSNRLLLEAKDYLLGFGLVFDEEKPDIVLSIGGDGTLLHAFHKYSYRLKETAFVGIHTGHLGFYADWKPSEIEKLVISIARKEFDVIEYPLLDVTINYQGERESLHYLALNESSVKSPDVTLVMDVLLNDKHFERFRGDGLCMSTPSGSTAYSKSNGGALVHPSLPSMQLTEMASINNRVFRTVGSPLVLPDHHKCVLKPVNGPDFMVTVDHLQLLHEDVKSIEYEVSSERVRFARFRPFPFWKRVKDSFIDNSG; this comes from the coding sequence ATGAAGTTTTCAATACAATCGAGAAATGACGAATTATCAAATCGTCTATTACTTGAAGCGAAGGATTATTTACTAGGTTTTGGCCTCGTTTTTGATGAAGAAAAGCCTGATATTGTTTTATCGATTGGCGGCGATGGGACCTTGCTCCATGCTTTCCATAAATACAGTTATCGTTTAAAGGAGACTGCTTTCGTCGGGATACACACCGGCCATTTGGGGTTTTATGCTGATTGGAAGCCATCTGAAATTGAAAAGCTGGTTATTAGCATAGCCAGAAAAGAATTTGATGTGATTGAATATCCCCTATTGGACGTAACGATTAATTATCAAGGTGAAAGAGAAAGTTTACATTACTTAGCCCTTAACGAATCATCAGTAAAATCGCCGGATGTTACATTAGTGATGGATGTATTATTGAATGATAAACATTTTGAACGTTTCCGGGGAGACGGCTTATGTATGTCGACGCCGTCTGGATCGACTGCATATAGTAAATCTAACGGCGGAGCATTGGTTCACCCGTCTCTACCTTCGATGCAGCTAACAGAAATGGCTTCTATTAACAACCGTGTATTCCGTACTGTTGGCTCTCCGCTTGTATTGCCGGATCATCATAAATGTGTATTGAAACCCGTAAATGGACCTGATTTCATGGTAACTGTGGATCATTTGCAATTACTCCATGAAGACGTCAAGTCAATCGAATATGAAGTTTCATCGGAAAGAGTTCGCTTTGCCAGATTCCGACCATTTCCATTTTGGAAACGCGTGAAGGACTCCTTTATTGATAACAGTGGTTAA
- a CDS encoding YjcG family protein: MKYGIVAFPSKELQDLANGYRKRYDPHYAQITPHMTIKGVFDANDKEIEEVAKEIKKVTDKHGPFELTVSKVSTFAPITNAIYFKAETNEELLNLHKDLNYDFFGEEPPYAFIPHVTIAQKLTSGEHDDIIGQLKMIGVNHTETIDRIHLLYQLENGSWNVFETFRLEGAN; the protein is encoded by the coding sequence ATGAAGTATGGTATTGTAGCTTTTCCATCGAAAGAACTCCAAGATTTAGCAAACGGGTATCGTAAACGATATGACCCACATTATGCGCAAATTACTCCGCACATGACAATTAAAGGCGTATTTGATGCGAACGACAAAGAGATTGAAGAAGTAGCAAAAGAAATTAAAAAAGTGACGGATAAACACGGACCATTCGAGTTAACGGTTTCAAAGGTAAGCACTTTTGCCCCAATTACAAATGCTATTTATTTTAAAGCTGAAACAAATGAAGAATTATTGAACTTACACAAAGACTTGAATTATGACTTCTTTGGCGAAGAACCTCCATATGCATTTATTCCGCATGTGACAATCGCTCAAAAACTTACGTCAGGTGAACACGATGATATTATTGGTCAATTGAAAATGATTGGCGTAAATCATACTGAAACAATAGACCGTATTCATCTTCTATACCAATTGGAAAATGGATCATGGAATGTCTTTGAAACATTCCGACTTGAAGGAGCTAACTAA
- a CDS encoding YjcZ family sporulation protein has protein sequence MFGCNPYGGGYGVGGYGGECGRGRGSYGGSTFVLIVVLFILLIIVGSSFV, from the coding sequence ATGTTTGGATGCAATCCTTACGGAGGCGGCTACGGTGTAGGCGGCTATGGTGGGGAATGTGGACGCGGAAGAGGATCGTATGGCGGTTCAACATTCGTTCTCATCGTCGTTCTCTTCATTCTACTCATCATTGTCGGCAGTAGCTTTGTATAA
- the mgtE gene encoding magnesium transporter: protein MVGKIENEEEVIYDEEKLIEALENKDIESFRSGFLVLHPYDRATFYKKVDTEVRKIIYYYLSPKELAEIFELSEIDDEDYKKFLSEMDTTYAADMFSHMFVDNAVDVLNELDKAQVVSYLTLMNQEAANEIKALLHYEEYTAGSIMTTEYVVIPQNSTVRSAMTILRNAAPDAETIYYIFVVDESEKLTGVVSLRDLIIAHEDTFIHTIMNDRVVSVLVSEDQEDVARMIKDYNFLAVPVVDFQQHLLGIITVDDILDVLEEEASDDYSKLAAVSDMSTFDKNSLSAAKKRLPWLIILLVLGMLTANLIGAFEATIEKVALLAAFIPLIAGTAGNSGTQALAVAVRGIATRDIEDESKFKLLLREAGTGLMTGIVCAVFVVGLVYIWKQEFLLGLLVGAAIFVSIFVATISGSFIPLFMHKMKIDPAVASGPFITTLNDLLSTLIYLGLATTFIADL from the coding sequence ATGGTTGGAAAAATCGAGAACGAAGAAGAAGTTATTTACGATGAGGAAAAACTGATTGAAGCCCTGGAAAACAAAGATATTGAATCATTTCGTTCTGGTTTCCTAGTGCTCCACCCTTATGACCGAGCAACGTTTTACAAAAAAGTGGATACAGAAGTAAGGAAAATAATTTATTATTATTTATCTCCAAAAGAACTTGCGGAGATTTTTGAGTTAAGTGAAATTGATGATGAAGATTATAAAAAGTTCCTTTCAGAGATGGACACGACGTATGCCGCTGACATGTTTTCTCATATGTTTGTGGATAACGCGGTAGATGTCTTAAACGAACTTGATAAAGCACAAGTCGTCAGCTACTTAACATTGATGAACCAAGAAGCAGCAAACGAAATTAAGGCTCTATTGCATTATGAAGAATATACAGCCGGTTCAATAATGACGACAGAATACGTGGTGATTCCGCAAAATTCGACTGTAAGGTCAGCGATGACAATTTTACGGAATGCAGCGCCTGACGCTGAAACAATCTATTACATATTTGTGGTGGATGAAAGTGAAAAACTAACAGGCGTTGTTTCACTTCGTGATTTAATCATCGCGCATGAGGACACTTTCATTCATACGATTATGAATGATCGAGTCGTCAGTGTACTTGTTAGCGAAGATCAGGAAGATGTTGCTCGTATGATTAAGGATTATAATTTTCTTGCGGTGCCTGTCGTTGACTTCCAACAACATTTACTCGGGATTATTACAGTCGATGATATTCTAGACGTGCTCGAGGAAGAAGCATCTGATGACTACTCCAAACTTGCAGCCGTTTCGGATATGAGTACATTTGATAAAAACTCATTATCAGCAGCAAAAAAGAGGCTTCCTTGGCTTATTATATTATTAGTCCTCGGAATGCTAACCGCTAATTTAATAGGTGCATTTGAAGCGACGATTGAAAAAGTTGCCCTCTTGGCAGCGTTCATCCCTTTGATTGCCGGAACTGCGGGTAATAGTGGCACACAAGCACTTGCGGTAGCAGTACGCGGGATTGCAACGCGCGATATCGAAGATGAAAGCAAGTTTAAATTATTACTAAGAGAAGCTGGTACTGGACTGATGACGGGAATTGTTTGTGCCGTTTTTGTTGTCGGGCTAGTCTATATTTGGAAGCAGGAATTCCTTCTGGGACTGCTTGTCGGCGCCGCTATTTTCGTATCTATTTTCGTCGCAACAATTTCAGGTTCATTCATTCCGTTGTTCATGCACAAAATGAAGATTGATCCTGCTGTTGCATCGGGTCCATTCATTACAACATTGAATGATCTATTGAGTACACTTATTTATCTTGGGTTGGCAACTACATTTATTGCTGATTTATAA
- a CDS encoding esterase family protein has protein sequence MKQGKIEEFTIQSKALGEEMQVLVHLPHNYTPLYKYAVLIASDGKDYIQYGRVGRVIDEFIESGEIEDVIFFGVPYKSVSERRRMYHPDGDKHEAYIRFLAHELVPFIDDNYPTYQVGAGRGLIGDSLAATISLLAATKYPNTFGKVILHSPYVDDHVLEKVNAVENTAAFSIYHVIGEEETEVNTQQDGVQDFLKPNRKLKNLVESKGFSYFYEEFKGDHTWKYWQPDVRRAISMVFGQ, from the coding sequence ATGAAGCAAGGTAAGATTGAAGAATTTACAATTCAGAGTAAGGCGCTTGGCGAAGAGATGCAGGTACTTGTCCATTTACCTCATAATTATACCCCGCTTTATAAATATGCAGTCCTTATTGCATCTGATGGAAAAGATTACATACAGTACGGCCGTGTCGGAAGAGTGATTGATGAATTTATTGAATCGGGAGAAATCGAAGACGTTATCTTCTTTGGCGTTCCTTATAAAAGCGTTAGCGAAAGACGGCGCATGTATCATCCCGATGGTGATAAACATGAAGCCTATATACGCTTTTTAGCGCATGAACTTGTTCCTTTCATCGACGATAACTATCCTACATACCAAGTAGGGGCAGGTAGAGGCTTGATCGGCGATTCACTTGCGGCGACAATTTCCTTGTTGGCAGCTACTAAATATCCAAATACTTTTGGAAAGGTAATCTTGCATTCTCCGTATGTGGATGATCATGTGCTCGAGAAAGTGAATGCTGTCGAAAACACAGCAGCATTTTCGATTTATCACGTAATAGGGGAAGAAGAAACGGAAGTAAATACGCAACAGGACGGCGTTCAAGATTTTTTGAAACCGAATCGTAAATTAAAGAATTTAGTCGAATCGAAAGGGTTTTCGTACTTCTATGAAGAATTCAAAGGAGACCACACTTGGAAATACTGGCAACCCGACGTACGTCGAGCAATCTCAATGGTGTTTGGTCAATAA
- a CDS encoding stage V sporulation protein AD, which translates to MVVKGLLKFRTNPTIAATGVVVGPLEKKSPFVSVFDKVLDDERSGQPTNEKGHAKLVEDACMIALSKAGFVPDDADFLLIGDLVNQMTPSNFCASELQIPYVGMFSACATSISSLLTAALLTESGMSACSIAGASSQHNAVERQFRYPVEYGAQKPATAQWTVTAAGVAAVTPNRTGFPAIVSGTIGRVIDLGMKDPFNMGAAMAPAAADTLERHLNGHGRKAKHYDAIITGDLGKIGFEIYQKLIDKKKIETTNNLRDAGAEFYGDDADFQAGASGTGCSAAIYFSDVYEKMMQGNYKRVLLIATGSLLSPLSFQQGDTIPCIAHAVELEMK; encoded by the coding sequence ATGGTAGTGAAAGGACTTTTGAAATTCAGAACAAACCCAACGATTGCCGCCACGGGTGTAGTCGTTGGACCACTCGAGAAAAAAAGTCCTTTTGTTTCAGTGTTTGATAAAGTATTAGACGATGAACGAAGCGGACAGCCGACAAATGAAAAAGGACACGCAAAGTTAGTAGAAGATGCTTGCATGATTGCATTGAGTAAAGCTGGTTTTGTGCCCGACGATGCAGATTTTCTATTAATTGGAGATTTGGTAAATCAGATGACACCTTCGAATTTTTGTGCATCCGAGTTGCAAATACCTTATGTCGGAATGTTTTCCGCATGCGCAACTTCGATTTCATCGCTTTTGACAGCCGCATTATTAACAGAATCAGGGATGTCTGCATGTTCAATTGCTGGAGCCAGCAGTCAGCATAATGCTGTTGAGCGGCAATTTCGATATCCTGTGGAATACGGCGCTCAAAAACCAGCAACAGCCCAGTGGACAGTGACCGCCGCGGGTGTTGCAGCGGTTACTCCGAATCGGACAGGTTTTCCCGCAATTGTTAGCGGAACGATAGGACGTGTCATTGACCTCGGGATGAAGGATCCATTTAATATGGGGGCCGCTATGGCACCTGCGGCAGCGGATACATTGGAACGTCATTTAAATGGCCATGGGAGAAAAGCCAAGCATTACGATGCCATTATAACCGGTGACTTGGGGAAAATCGGATTTGAAATTTATCAAAAGTTAATTGATAAAAAGAAAATCGAAACGACAAATAATTTACGCGATGCAGGAGCGGAGTTTTACGGAGATGATGCTGATTTTCAAGCCGGTGCAAGTGGAACTGGATGTTCTGCTGCAATTTATTTTTCAGATGTCTATGAAAAGATGATGCAAGGGAATTATAAGCGCGTACTTTTGATTGCCACTGGTTCATTATTATCGCCTTTATCGTTTCAACAAGGAGATACAATTCCGTGCATTGCGCATGCGGTTGAATTAGAAATGAAATGA
- the spoVAE gene encoding stage V sporulation protein AE encodes MLSIFITAFVVGGLICVIGQLLFDVANLTPAHTLCIMVVAGSILDGVGWYEPLIDFAGAGATVPITSFGNALTHGAMAEAEKHGFVGVLTGMFEVTSSGISAAILFGFIAAVIFRPKGKV; translated from the coding sequence ATGTTGTCTATATTTATTACCGCATTTGTAGTCGGAGGTCTAATTTGTGTAATCGGTCAATTATTATTTGATGTAGCAAATTTAACACCCGCACATACACTTTGCATAATGGTTGTAGCCGGCTCTATTCTCGATGGGGTGGGATGGTATGAACCTCTGATCGACTTCGCAGGTGCTGGTGCCACTGTTCCCATAACATCATTTGGGAATGCACTAACCCACGGAGCAATGGCTGAAGCGGAAAAGCATGGATTTGTCGGCGTCCTTACGGGTATGTTTGAAGTCACGAGTTCAGGTATAAGTGCAGCAATTTTATTTGGCTTTATCGCAGCGGTTATTTTCAGACCAAAAGGCAAGGTGTAA
- a CDS encoding DsbA family protein — protein sequence MISRTMMENPLNPSLLTRPIELYVFIDPTCSECWGLQPILRKLQVAYEKYFTLRVILRTSLPTLNLPCTIDDSSYETCEKSHPSFPSIAIKAAEFQGKRAGQRFISKLFEYSYLKSRNVTSFSVLVEIAELLHLDVNEFIRDFTSKNVHRSLQIDFFMAQEMEVDQSPTFVFFNSNIEDEGLKVSGVYEYEIYVQILEELIGQTIIPDCPPPLENLFSRFDTLTTTEIASIYGITEKSAERELKKRLLQQHVERIAFNDITLWRKKCN from the coding sequence GTGATTTCGCGTACTATGATGGAAAACCCGTTGAATCCATCCCTATTGACAAGACCGATTGAATTATATGTTTTTATCGATCCGACATGCAGTGAGTGCTGGGGACTTCAGCCGATACTACGTAAATTACAAGTTGCCTATGAAAAGTATTTTACATTAAGAGTTATTTTACGCACATCTCTACCGACGTTGAATTTACCTTGTACGATTGATGATAGTTCCTATGAAACTTGTGAGAAATCACATCCATCATTTCCATCAATTGCAATTAAAGCTGCAGAATTTCAAGGAAAAAGAGCTGGACAACGTTTCATATCAAAGTTATTTGAGTACTCGTATTTAAAATCGAGAAATGTCACATCATTTTCAGTACTTGTTGAAATTGCCGAATTACTTCATTTAGACGTGAATGAATTCATACGCGATTTCACTTCCAAAAATGTGCATCGATCATTGCAAATTGATTTTTTTATGGCTCAAGAAATGGAAGTTGATCAATCCCCTACCTTTGTATTTTTCAATTCCAATATCGAAGATGAGGGATTGAAAGTTAGCGGCGTATATGAATACGAAATATACGTTCAAATTCTCGAGGAGCTTATTGGTCAAACGATCATACCGGATTGTCCACCGCCGCTTGAGAACCTATTTAGTCGATTTGATACACTGACGACAACGGAAATTGCCAGTATTTACGGCATCACCGAGAAGTCCGCGGAACGCGAGTTAAAAAAGCGTCTTTTGCAACAACATGTAGAACGCATAGCATTTAATGACATAACCTTATGGCGAAAAAAATGTAATTAA
- the spoVAC gene encoding stage V sporulation protein AC: MDEKKYAELESKISPKPPLARNLFTAFITGGTICLIGQGISVFYMTFFDFTERTASNPTVATLIFIAMLLTGFGQYRKIAQFGGAGSAVPITGFGNAVISAAIEHRSEGYVLGVGGNMFKLAGSVILFGVASAFIVALIKTILVKFGVVSW; this comes from the coding sequence ATGGATGAAAAGAAATACGCCGAGTTAGAGAGTAAAATATCACCGAAACCTCCGCTGGCACGAAATTTATTTACTGCATTTATAACAGGTGGAACGATTTGTTTAATCGGACAAGGTATTTCAGTATTTTATATGACGTTTTTTGATTTCACTGAACGAACTGCAAGCAATCCGACAGTTGCGACGTTGATTTTTATAGCAATGCTGTTAACTGGGTTTGGACAGTATCGAAAAATTGCTCAATTTGGAGGGGCTGGGTCAGCAGTCCCGATTACCGGATTCGGGAATGCTGTAATTTCTGCTGCGATTGAACATAGAAGTGAGGGGTATGTTCTTGGGGTCGGCGGGAATATGTTTAAACTTGCCGGATCGGTTATTTTATTTGGAGTTGCTTCTGCATTTATTGTGGCACTCATAAAAACAATTCTAGTAAAGTTTGGTGTGGTCTCATGGTAG
- a CDS encoding RluA family pseudouridine synthase has translation MVKNVDSRFHLSFNVNKDRVQLRDFLGAREISKRTLTAVKYNGGLLLVNGIERDVRHFLYKEDRVDVYFPPEETSAGLKAEEGNLSVVFEDDFLLILDKPARQSTIPSFNHRSGTIANFVAGKFLNEQIPSTVHIVTRLDHNTSGLVCIAKNRHIHHLLGKQVSNSTFKRSYTAIVEGHFFPDQMLINEAIGRKDGSIIERVVRGDGQEARTEVNVIERFVKNRQKLTKVALKLHTGRTHQIRVHMKWAGHPILGDDLYGGSRRLISRQALHCETLQFNHPISNEPLTFKAALPLDIKRILSHTR, from the coding sequence GTGGTTAAGAATGTTGATTCGAGATTTCATCTGTCGTTTAACGTGAATAAGGACAGGGTTCAACTACGTGATTTTTTAGGTGCCAGGGAAATATCGAAGCGAACGTTAACAGCGGTCAAATATAATGGCGGACTGCTTTTGGTAAATGGCATTGAAAGAGACGTGCGACATTTCCTATACAAGGAAGATAGGGTCGACGTATATTTTCCACCTGAAGAAACAAGCGCCGGGCTAAAGGCTGAAGAGGGTAACTTGTCGGTTGTATTTGAAGATGATTTTTTATTAATTCTTGATAAACCTGCGCGCCAAAGTACAATTCCGTCTTTTAATCATCGTTCGGGAACAATCGCCAACTTTGTTGCAGGAAAATTCTTAAATGAGCAAATTCCTTCAACCGTTCATATTGTAACGAGATTGGATCATAATACATCAGGCTTAGTTTGCATTGCGAAAAATAGACATATTCATCATTTGCTCGGCAAGCAGGTTAGTAACTCAACCTTTAAACGAAGTTATACAGCCATTGTGGAAGGCCACTTTTTCCCTGATCAAATGCTGATTAATGAAGCGATAGGACGAAAAGATGGCAGTATAATTGAAAGAGTTGTTCGTGGTGATGGACAAGAGGCTCGCACAGAAGTCAATGTCATTGAAAGGTTCGTGAAAAACCGACAAAAACTAACAAAAGTTGCACTGAAACTACATACGGGTAGAACGCATCAAATTAGGGTACATATGAAATGGGCCGGTCATCCGATCCTTGGGGACGACTTGTACGGAGGCAGTCGAAGATTAATATCACGGCAAGCACTGCATTGTGAAACACTACAGTTTAATCATCCCATTTCAAACGAGCCTTTAACTTTCAAAGCCGCCCTTCCGCTTGATATAAAAAGAATTCTTAGTCATACCCGGTAA